The Gillisia sp. Hel_I_86 genome has a segment encoding these proteins:
- a CDS encoding pyridoxine 5'-phosphate synthase, with translation MTQLSVNINKIATLRNARGGNVPDLVQFTKDIESFGAQGITVHPRPDERHIRYQDVFDLKPVVKTEFNIEGNPIPKFIDLVLRAKPAQVTLVPDAVDAITSNAGWDTVKHKDFLKEVISEFKRNNIRTSIFVDPNVKMVEHAANTGTDRIELYTEAYAEAFGKGNKDAVKIYTDCANMAIEMDLGLNAGHDLSLQNIQYFKQKVPGLLEVSIGHALITESLYFGLEATIKRYLNLLKG, from the coding sequence ATGACCCAATTAAGTGTAAATATCAATAAAATTGCCACACTAAGAAATGCAAGGGGTGGGAATGTTCCAGATTTGGTTCAATTCACAAAAGACATAGAGTCCTTTGGAGCTCAAGGAATCACGGTTCATCCTAGGCCAGACGAGCGCCACATCAGATATCAAGACGTTTTTGATCTTAAGCCTGTGGTGAAAACGGAATTCAATATAGAAGGTAACCCAATCCCTAAATTTATAGACCTGGTTTTAAGAGCGAAGCCTGCCCAGGTAACCTTGGTGCCAGATGCCGTAGATGCTATCACCTCTAATGCGGGTTGGGATACGGTTAAGCATAAAGACTTTTTGAAAGAAGTGATTTCAGAATTCAAAAGGAACAATATTAGAACTTCCATTTTTGTTGATCCTAACGTGAAGATGGTGGAGCATGCTGCCAATACGGGCACAGATAGAATAGAATTGTATACCGAAGCCTATGCCGAAGCGTTTGGAAAAGGAAATAAAGATGCTGTAAAAATTTATACAGATTGCGCGAATATGGCTATTGAAATGGATCTTGGTTTAAATGCAGGTCATGATCTTTCCTTACAAAACATTCAATATTTCAAGCAGAAAGTTCCTGGTTTACTGGAGGTGTCCATTGGCCATGCGCTAATTACCGAATCTTTGTATTTTGGTTTAGAAGCTACAATTAAAAGGTATCTAAATTTATTAAAAGGATGA
- a CDS encoding alpha/beta fold hydrolase, which translates to MIKLNATAMGEGTPFLFLHGFLGMSDNWKTLGSRFAENGFQVHLIDQRNHGRSPHTSEMNYEVMSQDIKDYCEENDLRNIILLGHSMGGKVAMQFAGDFPGLLQKLIIVDISPRYYPPHHQEILAGLKALDNEVITSRGKAEDFLAKFVPDKGTRLFLLKNLYWKTKEKLALRLNLPVLANATNDIGMALSENIRFDKPTLFIRGGNSGYITEEDQPLIFQHFPNAKIRTIKGAGHWVHAEKMDEFYDAVLQFL; encoded by the coding sequence ATGATAAAATTAAATGCTACCGCTATGGGAGAAGGAACCCCATTCTTGTTTCTCCACGGATTTTTAGGAATGAGCGATAACTGGAAAACCCTTGGAAGCAGGTTTGCAGAAAATGGGTTTCAGGTTCATTTAATAGATCAGAGAAATCATGGGAGAAGCCCTCATACTTCAGAAATGAATTATGAAGTAATGTCCCAAGATATTAAAGATTATTGCGAAGAAAATGATTTAAGGAATATCATCTTATTGGGGCATTCCATGGGCGGAAAAGTGGCGATGCAATTTGCTGGTGATTTTCCAGGGCTGCTACAAAAACTTATAATTGTCGATATTTCTCCAAGATATTATCCGCCTCATCATCAAGAGATTTTAGCCGGACTAAAAGCGTTAGATAATGAAGTCATTACCTCTAGGGGAAAGGCAGAGGACTTTTTGGCCAAATTTGTTCCAGATAAAGGGACCCGCCTTTTTTTGTTGAAAAACCTTTATTGGAAAACCAAGGAAAAGCTTGCGTTAAGATTGAACCTACCTGTTTTGGCAAATGCAACCAACGATATTGGAATGGCCCTTTCAGAAAACATAAGGTTTGATAAGCCCACATTATTTATAAGAGGGGGAAACTCGGGCTATATTACCGAAGAAGATCAACCATTAATCTTTCAACACTTTCCAAATGCAAAAATACGGACAATAAAAGGTGCAGGGCATTGGGTACATGCTGAAAAAATGGATGAATTTTATGATGCTGTATTGCAGTTTCTGTAG
- a CDS encoding isoprenyl transferase: protein MFKEKINLESLPKHISIIMDGNGRWAKQKGFLRALGHEEGTKAVRDVVEGSAELGVQNLTLYAFSTENWNRPKLEVDTLMRLLVTSLKKEIKTLTKNNIKLNAIGNLDTLPKKAQKELAEVIGKTKDNKRMTLTLALSYGSREELIHAVKDISQKVKNDELSLDAIDESIINQHLYTQNLPDVDLLIRTSGEQRISNFLLWQIAYAELYFSTILWPDFRREDLYEAIYNYQTRERRFGKTSEQIS from the coding sequence ATGTTCAAAGAAAAAATCAACCTAGAAAGCTTACCCAAACACATCTCCATTATTATGGATGGAAACGGTAGATGGGCCAAACAAAAAGGATTTTTACGTGCCTTGGGACATGAAGAAGGCACTAAAGCCGTTCGTGATGTCGTGGAAGGTTCTGCCGAGTTAGGTGTCCAAAACCTCACTTTATATGCTTTTTCTACTGAAAATTGGAACCGGCCAAAATTGGAAGTAGATACCTTAATGCGATTATTGGTCACTTCCCTTAAAAAAGAAATAAAAACACTAACCAAGAACAATATTAAGTTAAATGCGATAGGCAATCTAGACACCCTACCTAAAAAAGCGCAAAAAGAACTTGCCGAAGTTATAGGGAAGACGAAAGACAACAAAAGAATGACTTTAACTTTAGCTTTAAGCTATGGTTCTAGGGAAGAATTGATTCATGCAGTCAAAGATATTAGCCAAAAAGTAAAAAATGACGAATTATCTTTAGATGCTATTGATGAATCAATTATAAATCAGCATCTTTACACCCAAAATTTACCAGACGTGGATTTGCTTATCCGGACGAGTGGCGAACAACGAATAAGCAACTTTTTGTTATGGCAAATAGCATACGCAGAATTATATTTTAGCACGATTCTATGGCCAGATTTTCGTAGGGAAGATTTATATGAGGCCATTTATAATTATCAAACGAGAGAACGAAGATTTGGAAAAACCAGTGAGCAGATTAGTTAA
- a CDS encoding NAD kinase: MKVGIYGQFYHKDSGIYIKELFDILDDENIEVYIEKNFLYLIHEHKILSKEYNHFSTFNELDNSYDLFFSIGGDGTILKSINYIRDLNIPILGINTGRLGFLATIQKEEIKRSISSILHKKYEISERTVLSIETNPISEEIGDTNFALNEIAVSRKNTTSMITVETWLNDKYLTSYWADGLIVSTPTGSTGYSLSCGGPVIVPDTKALVITPIAPHNLNARPLVITDDTKITLKISGREDFFLVSMDSRIATLSNNTEITIKIAPFTISMVEIEKDSFLETLRKKLLWGEDKRN, encoded by the coding sequence ATGAAAGTAGGCATTTATGGTCAGTTTTATCACAAAGATTCTGGCATTTATATAAAAGAACTTTTTGACATTCTTGACGATGAAAATATTGAAGTTTATATTGAAAAAAACTTTCTCTATCTTATTCACGAGCATAAAATCCTAAGTAAAGAATACAATCATTTCAGCACCTTTAACGAATTGGATAATTCCTACGATCTTTTCTTTAGCATAGGTGGGGATGGCACTATTCTTAAATCCATCAATTATATTCGGGACCTCAATATCCCCATTTTAGGAATTAATACGGGAAGGCTTGGCTTTCTTGCTACCATTCAAAAGGAAGAAATAAAAAGAAGCATTTCCTCCATACTTCATAAAAAATATGAGATCTCAGAAAGAACGGTCCTTTCTATAGAGACAAATCCTATAAGTGAAGAAATTGGCGATACCAATTTTGCATTGAATGAAATTGCCGTGAGCAGGAAAAATACCACCTCCATGATCACGGTGGAAACATGGTTAAATGATAAATATTTAACTTCGTACTGGGCAGATGGATTAATAGTTTCTACTCCTACAGGGTCTACGGGATACTCCCTAAGTTGTGGGGGACCGGTGATTGTACCAGATACCAAAGCTTTGGTAATAACCCCAATTGCACCGCATAATTTGAACGCAAGGCCTTTAGTAATAACCGATGATACCAAAATAACCCTTAAAATATCGGGAAGGGAAGACTTTTTTCTAGTTTCTATGGATTCCCGAATTGCAACCCTAAGCAATAATACAGAGATTACTATTAAAATTGCTCCCTTTACAATTAGCATGGTAGAAATAGAGAAAGACAGTTTTCTTGAAACCCTTAGAAAAAAACTTTTATGGGGCGAAGACAAACGCAACTAA
- the clpP gene encoding ATP-dependent Clp endopeptidase proteolytic subunit ClpP, with the protein MDYGKEFEKYAIKDHGINGNYYDKIITSMNPMGMTPNIIEERQMNAVAMDVFSRLMMDRIIFLGTGINDQIANIIQAQLLFLESTDSSKDIQIYINSPGGSVYAGLGIYDTMQFIKPDVATICTGMAASMGAVLLCAGEKGKRSGLPHSRVMIHQPLGGAQGQASDIEITAREILSLKKELYDIIAKHSGQSYEKIEEDSDRDFWMKADRAKEYGMIDEVLTRDK; encoded by the coding sequence ATGGATTACGGAAAAGAATTCGAAAAATACGCCATTAAAGATCATGGCATCAACGGGAACTATTACGATAAGATTATCACGAGTATGAACCCAATGGGGATGACCCCAAATATTATTGAAGAACGCCAAATGAATGCTGTGGCAATGGACGTTTTTTCTAGGTTAATGATGGATAGGATCATCTTTTTAGGGACTGGCATCAACGATCAGATCGCTAATATTATCCAAGCACAATTGTTGTTTTTGGAAAGTACAGATTCTTCCAAGGATATCCAGATATATATTAACTCCCCGGGAGGAAGTGTGTATGCCGGGTTAGGGATTTATGATACGATGCAATTTATTAAACCAGATGTGGCAACTATATGTACTGGAATGGCGGCTTCTATGGGAGCAGTGCTGTTATGTGCAGGAGAAAAAGGAAAACGCAGTGGATTGCCTCATTCCAGGGTTATGATTCACCAGCCTTTAGGCGGTGCACAGGGGCAAGCGAGCGATATAGAAATCACAGCACGTGAGATCCTTAGTTTAAAAAAGGAATTATATGATATTATTGCCAAGCATAGTGGGCAATCTTATGAAAAAATCGAAGAAGATAGCGATAGGGATTTTTGGATGAAAGCAGATCGTGCGAAAGAGTACGGAATGATAGACGAAGTGCTAACCCGCGATAAATAG
- a CDS encoding phage holin family protein: MKFLIRILLTAVAVVLLAKFLPGVTVAGYVTAIIVAVVLALLNLIVKPILVILTLPVTVITLGLFLLVINAVIILLADAFVSGFGVDGFLIALIFSLLLSLLQTILYSILGSD; encoded by the coding sequence ATGAAGTTCCTAATACGCATTCTTTTAACCGCGGTGGCGGTGGTCTTGCTCGCAAAATTTTTACCGGGAGTCACAGTTGCCGGATATGTCACTGCCATTATTGTTGCAGTGGTTTTGGCACTCCTTAATTTAATAGTGAAGCCAATCCTGGTTATTTTAACTTTGCCTGTTACCGTTATTACTTTAGGCTTGTTTTTGTTGGTCATCAATGCCGTAATAATCTTGTTGGCAGATGCATTTGTAAGCGGATTTGGAGTAGATGGGTTCTTAATTGCACTTATATTTAGCCTGCTGCTCTCGCTTTTGCAAACGATACTGTATTCTATATTGGGATCAGATTAG
- a CDS encoding OmpP1/FadL family transporter, whose product MKKLLFLAVFLLTAAVTYAGGYRVSLQGQRALAMGHTGVAVVNSAELGFFNPAGLVYLENKINISVGGFGVFSDVVYQNEQTGDFARTDSPVGTPLYLYASYKVTDWLTAGLSVYTPYGSTVTWEDDWAGSHLVNNIDLAAIYIQPLLSFKFNEYFSVGGGPIYVTGSVNFNRNLTRTLTDIDGNRSNVTIDASGVSNWGWSASAMFSPTDDLRIGFNYRSEIILEAKDGDADFENIPNSPLTPFEDTQFDAELPLPAELTVGLSYEFFDKWLFAFDYNMTFWSVYESLDINFANPNIPDSQNARMYEDSSIYRFGLQYEANNMFTLRAGYYFDESPVQEGYFAPETPRNDSNNFTGGLSVNVNEHFAIDASFLYSRFKEVDASYDFYFENGQAVPFSGTYKSSAFVPGIGITYKL is encoded by the coding sequence ATGAAAAAACTATTATTTTTAGCGGTTTTCTTATTGACTGCCGCTGTGACCTATGCCGGAGGGTATCGTGTTAGTTTGCAAGGGCAACGTGCCTTGGCGATGGGACATACCGGCGTAGCAGTTGTGAACAGTGCAGAACTTGGGTTTTTTAACCCAGCTGGTTTAGTCTATTTAGAGAATAAAATCAATATTTCTGTAGGTGGTTTCGGTGTGTTTTCAGATGTGGTATATCAAAATGAGCAAACAGGTGATTTTGCCAGAACAGATAGCCCTGTTGGGACACCATTGTATTTATACGCTTCTTATAAAGTAACCGATTGGTTAACTGCCGGGCTTAGTGTATATACGCCTTACGGGAGTACTGTGACATGGGAAGATGATTGGGCAGGTTCACATTTGGTTAATAACATAGATCTTGCCGCTATTTACATCCAGCCTTTGTTGTCGTTTAAATTTAATGAATATTTTAGTGTCGGCGGCGGGCCAATATATGTAACAGGAAGTGTGAATTTCAATAGAAATCTAACTAGAACACTAACCGATATTGATGGAAATAGATCCAATGTTACTATAGATGCTTCTGGTGTTTCCAACTGGGGATGGTCCGCTAGTGCCATGTTCTCTCCAACCGATGATTTAAGAATTGGTTTTAACTATAGGTCCGAAATTATTTTGGAAGCTAAAGATGGGGATGCAGATTTTGAGAATATCCCAAATTCGCCTTTAACTCCATTTGAAGACACGCAATTTGATGCTGAACTTCCTTTACCTGCTGAACTTACCGTGGGTCTATCTTATGAATTTTTTGATAAATGGCTTTTTGCATTCGATTATAACATGACGTTTTGGAGTGTTTATGAATCTTTAGATATCAATTTTGCAAACCCAAATATTCCAGATTCTCAAAATGCTAGAATGTATGAGGATTCTTCCATCTATAGATTTGGTCTTCAATATGAAGCGAATAACATGTTTACTTTAAGAGCTGGATATTATTTTGATGAATCTCCTGTGCAAGAAGGATATTTTGCTCCAGAAACTCCTCGTAATGATTCCAACAACTTTACAGGTGGTCTTTCAGTAAATGTAAATGAGCATTTCGCAATTGATGCCTCATTCTTATATTCTCGATTTAAAGAGGTAGATGCGTCTTATGATTTTTACTTTGAAAATGGACAAGCTGTTCCGTTTTCTGGAACCTACAAGTCTAGTGCATTTGTACCAGGAATAGGGATAACTTATAAATTATAA
- a CDS encoding G-D-S-L family lipolytic protein: MKNYIKYLPFLALGVISCEPELDNPVDEVGFYSNGETDFSNYVALGNSLTAGYADAALYITGQENSYPNIMAQQFAKVQETQLFTQPLMNDNAGGLLLAGNQITDNRRVLAFGTDGTPAPKIYTGMQPSTDIVNVLAGPFNNMGVPGAKIFHLVASGYGDIVGVDPAVGTANPYFVRFATSPSTTILADAAAQNPTFFSVFIGNNDVLSFATSGGVGLDQTGNLDPSMYGPNDITDPQVFAQVYSTIVNTMVGTGADGVLVNLPDVTSIPFFTTIPNNALVLDAATAANLTGFFQAVAGIFAQGAIQQGLDPAVAQGLAAQYALTFNEGPNRFLIDVPVSQTNPLGFRQMTADELLVLTIDQGALAQGYGSVVLSPEVLQVLGILQTGGQPTPEQAQLVLDAVSGVDDKDALDKDELTAISTAQASYNATIKALAQANGLAFVDAKATLSEVANGGIPFDGGVLTSQFVQGGAFSLDGVHPTPRGYALVANTILDAINATYNSTVPKVNIGAYGTVTLSNDVQ; the protein is encoded by the coding sequence ATGAAAAATTATATAAAATATTTACCATTTCTGGCGTTGGGAGTTATTTCTTGCGAGCCGGAATTAGATAATCCTGTAGATGAAGTTGGATTTTATTCCAATGGAGAAACCGACTTTTCCAATTACGTTGCCTTAGGAAATTCGCTTACCGCAGGATATGCAGATGCTGCACTATATATAACAGGACAGGAAAATTCGTATCCTAACATCATGGCGCAACAATTTGCCAAAGTTCAGGAAACACAGTTGTTTACACAGCCTTTGATGAATGACAATGCTGGTGGATTACTACTAGCTGGAAATCAAATTACGGACAATAGAAGAGTTTTGGCTTTTGGTACAGATGGAACCCCAGCTCCAAAAATTTATACAGGAATGCAGCCTTCTACAGATATTGTAAACGTATTGGCTGGCCCGTTTAACAATATGGGGGTTCCGGGAGCAAAGATTTTTCATTTGGTAGCTTCTGGCTATGGAGATATTGTGGGAGTTGACCCAGCCGTAGGTACTGCAAACCCTTATTTTGTGAGATTTGCCACAAGCCCCAGCACAACTATTTTGGCAGATGCTGCTGCTCAAAATCCAACATTCTTTTCAGTTTTTATAGGAAATAATGATGTACTTAGTTTTGCCACATCTGGCGGGGTTGGATTAGATCAAACAGGGAATTTAGATCCTAGCATGTATGGACCAAATGACATTACAGACCCACAGGTTTTTGCCCAAGTATATTCTACGATTGTAAATACCATGGTGGGAACAGGAGCAGATGGTGTTTTGGTGAATTTGCCAGATGTAACTTCTATTCCGTTTTTCACAACCATTCCAAATAATGCATTGGTTTTAGATGCTGCAACTGCAGCAAACTTAACAGGATTCTTTCAGGCAGTGGCGGGGATTTTTGCTCAAGGAGCGATTCAGCAAGGTTTAGATCCGGCAGTGGCACAAGGTTTAGCAGCTCAATATGCACTTACATTTAATGAAGGCCCAAACAGGTTTTTAATAGATGTGCCGGTTTCACAAACCAATCCCTTAGGATTTAGACAAATGACAGCCGATGAATTATTGGTGCTTACTATAGATCAAGGAGCTTTGGCACAGGGATATGGTTCTGTAGTTCTATCTCCAGAAGTTTTGCAAGTATTGGGGATCCTTCAAACAGGAGGGCAACCAACACCAGAACAAGCTCAGTTGGTTTTAGATGCTGTGAGTGGAGTGGACGATAAAGATGCACTGGATAAAGATGAATTAACTGCGATTTCTACTGCACAAGCTAGTTATAATGCAACGATTAAAGCTTTGGCCCAAGCTAATGGTTTGGCTTTTGTAGATGCAAAAGCTACCTTATCGGAAGTAGCGAATGGTGGGATTCCTTTTGACGGGGGAGTTTTAACTTCTCAATTTGTTCAAGGTGGGGCATTCTCTTTAGATGGTGTGCACCCTACGCCAAGAGGTTATGCGTTGGTGGCAAACACAATTTTGGATGCTATTAATGCCACTTATAATTCTACCGTTCCCAAAGTAAATATTGGGGCCTACGGGACTGTTACTTTAAGCAATGATGTTCAATAG
- a CDS encoding CBS domain-containing protein, with protein MSIESYIVNDMEICQVTEKIGGLKKKFNELTYSHLPVGKDKVYLGCISENDVRCFDAEKTLADYQYALEGFYARESDNWLDTLETFAQNQTNILPVLGSENQYLGYLELTDILHQFNETPFLNEPGGILVLEKGSLDYSFSEIAQIIESQNARVLGMFVSSQENDLTRITIKVNSPGLNEILQTLRRYGYSIISDHQEDLYNKNLKERSRYLDKYLNI; from the coding sequence ATGAGTATTGAAAGTTATATAGTTAATGACATGGAAATCTGCCAGGTAACTGAAAAAATAGGGGGTTTAAAGAAAAAATTCAATGAACTTACCTATTCTCATTTGCCTGTTGGAAAGGACAAGGTTTATCTAGGATGCATCTCTGAAAATGATGTGCGTTGTTTTGATGCGGAAAAAACCCTGGCCGATTATCAATATGCGCTAGAAGGATTCTACGCAAGAGAATCGGATAATTGGCTGGATACTTTAGAAACATTTGCTCAAAACCAGACCAATATTCTACCTGTTTTAGGTTCAGAAAACCAATATCTGGGCTATTTGGAACTTACTGATATTTTGCATCAATTCAACGAAACTCCATTTCTTAACGAACCTGGGGGAATACTTGTTTTGGAGAAAGGAAGTTTAGATTATTCTTTTAGTGAAATAGCACAGATCATCGAGTCCCAGAACGCACGTGTGTTAGGAATGTTTGTATCCTCCCAGGAGAATGACCTTACCCGAATCACCATTAAAGTAAACTCCCCTGGCTTAAATGAAATCTTACAAACACTTAGAAGGTACGGGTATTCAATTATTTCTGACCATCAAGAAGACCTTTATAACAAGAATTTAAAAGAGCGCTCCAGATATTTGGACAAGTACCTTAATATATAA
- a CDS encoding DUF6089 family protein: MRHLVLLIILFAFSKSSVSQTFEIGPFIGGANYIGDVGKSSFVNPNTVVGGAIAKWNRSDRHSLRFTLLYAQIQADDAKSNEVRRQERGYSFTNHIAEASFGLEFNFYSFDLHDGGQQSTPYLYTGITYFNTKHHYLSEDLPFPGVLEPQGDNWSFAIPVIFGYKQTLTPKIIGAIEIGARYTFTDNIDGSNPQELLGRRNPPREFGNTNTNDWYVFSGVTFTFTFGKKPCYCNI; the protein is encoded by the coding sequence ATGAGGCATCTAGTATTACTAATTATTTTGTTTGCTTTCTCCAAATCTTCTGTTTCCCAAACCTTCGAAATAGGCCCATTTATTGGAGGTGCCAATTATATAGGAGATGTAGGAAAATCGTCTTTTGTGAACCCTAATACTGTTGTTGGTGGAGCGATTGCAAAATGGAACAGGAGTGATCGACATAGCCTTAGGTTCACTTTGCTATATGCCCAAATTCAAGCAGATGATGCCAAATCCAACGAGGTAAGAAGACAGGAAAGGGGCTATAGTTTCACCAATCATATTGCAGAGGCTTCCTTTGGATTGGAGTTTAATTTTTACTCTTTCGATCTTCATGATGGCGGCCAACAAAGCACCCCCTACCTTTATACAGGAATCACGTACTTTAACACAAAACATCATTATTTAAGTGAAGACCTTCCGTTCCCAGGCGTCTTGGAGCCACAAGGGGACAACTGGAGCTTTGCCATCCCGGTGATTTTTGGCTACAAACAAACACTAACCCCAAAAATTATCGGGGCCATAGAAATAGGGGCGAGATACACCTTTACCGATAATATTGATGGCAGTAATCCACAGGAATTACTGGGAAGAAGAAACCCTCCTAGAGAATTTGGTAACACAAATACCAATGACTGGTATGTATTTTCGGGTGTAACGTTTACCTTTACATTTGGAAAAAAACCTTGTTACTGTAATATATAG
- the tig gene encoding trigger factor, whose translation MNITRENIDELNAIVKVDIAKDDYIEKVDKILKDYKKNANIPGFRKGHVPMGMVKKQYGQAVLVDEVNKLLQDALNKYLTEEKLDVLGNPLPKEKENFNWNQDNYSFEFELGLTPQFDVNLKTKKPITHYKIVAGEEMIKNQITHIQKQYGKLVSKEVAEEGDVVAGTFINEEENIDNPGTLSLDQLKGKKNINKLVGAKKGDVITLKTKGLFEDDHQLEKVLNVEHDRIHDLDIEVTLTVTEINHQEPAELNQELFDKLFPDSAVKNVEDLKEKIKEDAAKQFQQQGDQQLLNDVTEALIENNKFDLPKEFLQKWIRTVGEKPLTEEEAKEEFTKSEQGLRFQLIEGKLIRENQLDVKFEDLKEFTTARIKEQMAQFGQMDPSEKELNDIAARVLSNQDEIKRLSEQLMNEKLLAFYKENINLVEKEVTYDDFVKEIYK comes from the coding sequence ATGAATATTACCAGAGAGAATATTGATGAATTGAATGCGATAGTAAAAGTAGATATCGCGAAAGACGACTACATTGAAAAAGTAGATAAGATCTTAAAAGATTACAAAAAGAACGCGAATATCCCTGGATTTAGAAAAGGTCATGTTCCAATGGGGATGGTGAAAAAGCAATATGGTCAGGCTGTATTGGTAGATGAGGTGAATAAATTATTGCAAGACGCTTTAAATAAATACTTAACTGAAGAAAAGTTGGATGTTCTTGGCAATCCGTTACCGAAGGAAAAAGAGAATTTTAACTGGAATCAGGATAATTACAGTTTTGAATTCGAATTGGGGTTAACTCCGCAATTCGATGTGAATTTAAAGACTAAAAAACCTATTACTCATTACAAAATTGTGGCAGGAGAAGAGATGATCAAAAACCAGATCACCCATATCCAAAAACAATATGGGAAATTGGTTTCCAAAGAGGTCGCTGAAGAAGGGGATGTTGTAGCGGGAACTTTTATAAATGAAGAAGAGAACATAGATAATCCAGGAACTCTTTCTTTGGACCAATTAAAAGGAAAAAAGAACATCAACAAATTGGTGGGAGCAAAAAAAGGGGATGTAATTACGTTGAAAACCAAAGGCCTTTTTGAGGATGATCATCAATTAGAGAAAGTGCTGAATGTGGAACATGATAGGATTCATGATTTGGATATTGAAGTGACTCTTACCGTTACTGAAATTAATCATCAGGAACCTGCAGAACTTAATCAAGAATTGTTCGACAAGCTTTTTCCAGATTCAGCAGTGAAGAATGTGGAGGATCTTAAAGAAAAGATCAAAGAAGATGCTGCAAAACAATTTCAACAACAAGGAGATCAGCAATTATTAAATGATGTTACTGAAGCTTTAATAGAGAACAACAAATTTGATCTTCCAAAAGAATTTCTTCAGAAATGGATTCGCACAGTAGGAGAAAAGCCATTAACAGAAGAAGAGGCTAAAGAAGAGTTTACAAAGAGCGAGCAAGGTTTAAGATTTCAATTGATTGAAGGAAAATTGATCCGTGAGAACCAATTGGACGTTAAATTCGAAGATCTTAAAGAATTCACTACTGCAAGGATCAAAGAGCAAATGGCTCAATTTGGACAAATGGATCCTTCAGAAAAGGAATTGAATGATATCGCTGCGCGCGTGCTTTCAAATCAGGATGAGATCAAACGTTTATCCGAGCAATTAATGAATGAAAAACTGTTGGCATTCTATAAAGAAAACATCAATTTAGTAGAAAAAGAGGTTACTTACGACGACTTTGTTAAAGAAATCTACAAGTAG